The Colwellia sp. M166 genome segment ACTTCTTCAACTTCTACGGTCTGACGGCCACGAACATCAACTAACTTTACAATACTAAAGCCTAGCCCGGTACGAATAGGGCCGAAAATACTGCCTTTTTCTTGTCCATCAACTAACTCAGAGAATAATGTTGGCATTTCATTAATGCTTTTCCAGCCTAAGTCACCACCTTCAAGTGCATTAGCGCCACCTGATGAGGTCATAGCAATATTGGTAAAGTCACTACCACTATTTAATAGTTCTAGTACTTTCTCAGCGCGGGTTTTAGCGGCACTAATATCGCTTTGTTTAGGGTTACTAGGAAATTCAATTAAAATATGGCCTAAACGATATTCAATGTCAGCATTGGTTTGTTCTTTCATGACTGACAGTAAGTTTGCTATTTCTTGCGGAGAAATGTAAATGCGACGGCGCAAACTAGCACGACGAACTTCACCTGAAATTAATTCATTACGAATGTTTTCACGGTATTTTTCATAATCTAGGCCATCAGAGACCAGCATTTGACGAAATTCCTCAAGTGATTGCTTACTGTCCTTTGCCATATTCGCCAGGGTTTCATCAAGCTGAGCGTCACTAATTTGAATCCCCATACGTTCGCCAAGTTGTAAAATGATAGCATCATTAATTAACTTCTCGGTTACTTGGGTACGTAAGGCAGTATCTGATGGTAAAGTTTGGTTGTTTTTTTTCGCTTGTACGGTAACTGAGTGGATGAGATCTTGTATTTCAGATTTTAATACCACACCACTATTAACAACGACGGCTACTCGGTCTAGTTCAACTTCAGCGGCAAACGCTTGGGTAAGAGAACTAAAAATAAACACCGAGCCAAGAAGTAATAATTTCAATGAATTTTTCATGTAACGTAAATTTCTTTTATTAGTTATTGAGGAAGTAAGGGCGTTTATAGCCAAATATACTTGAATTAAACATATCTCCAACACTGTTGGACGATTTATTGCTATTTATACCATTATATACAAATTGAATGTTAAAACTGCTATCAAATGCATCTCGATTTTCATTTATGTTACCCGCATCGTCAATCTTTGAATTAATATTGCGATGATAAGTAAAGCGAATTCCCCAACAACAACTACTATATTCAAGGCCCGCGTAACTTTCGATACTACGTTTTCCTTTTAGATCTTGGGTAAATCGACCTACAAACTGCCAGCGGTTGGCAATTTTAACGCTAGTTGCCAATGACATTTGCTCTAATGACTCTCCTGAGACATCGCGAGCATATCGATGGTTCAATTGAATTGTTTGATTATCAGAAAATAAATAATCCAACGATGTTTGACTTTTATTAGTAACGCTTAAATCAGTATTATACTGAATATCAGAACTAAACTGCCAGTTACGACTTAAATGTAGAAAGATATCGGCAGCGAGAGCTGACTTATCAACGACTGTATCTTGTTCACTGCTATTAAAGTTACTTTCGTTAAAGTAAACAATACGACCTAAACTGAAGCGCAGTACTTCATTGTTTTCTTCGGTTAGTAATCGGCTTGTTACCCCCCAAGATATTTGATTGGCTTGCGCTATACGGTCAATACCACTAAAACGACGGTCACGAAATAAACCATTATAGTCATCTTGTAAATTTGTCGTGTCGTAAATACCAATATTATTCTGATCTTTCTCTGGAATATAAAGGTACTGTAATTGTGGTTCTAAGGTCTGGTTATAGCCTTTATTAAACAAGGTTAGGTTTCGATCAAAATTAACACCGCCATGAAAACGTATTTTAGGTAACGTCCGGCTAACATTCTTTTCTAAAAGGCTGCCATCGCTAATGTTGTTTTGATGGTAATTGGTTTGAAGCACTTTAACTTCCGAGTTCAAAAACCAAGCAGGACTTGCTATAGGATATAACAGGCCAGCCTCTACATGGTATCTTTGTGCGGTCGGTTGAGTTTCATCGGCGGTGTCAAAGCTTGATAATTCTGAATATATGTCAAGAATACCATCAAAATTAGCGAGCTTCTGTTGACGGCTTATTTCAATTTGCGGCAAAGTTTTATAACTGTGTTGATGATTACCTAATACTTCGAAATCTTGTAGCTTTAAGGTCGATTGCCAGTTTTCAGCGAAGTAGGCAATTTCACCGACTTGATATAGATAAGAATCATTAGAGTTAAATTGGCTGCTGCCTAAATCAACGAGGTAGTTGTCATCGCTGATCGTAGTGTAATCAACGT includes the following:
- the surA gene encoding peptidylprolyl isomerase SurA, encoding MKNSLKLLLLGSVFIFSSLTQAFAAEVELDRVAVVVNSGVVLKSEIQDLIHSVTVQAKKNNQTLPSDTALRTQVTEKLINDAIILQLGERMGIQISDAQLDETLANMAKDSKQSLEEFRQMLVSDGLDYEKYRENIRNELISGEVRRASLRRRIYISPQEIANLLSVMKEQTNADIEYRLGHILIEFPSNPKQSDISAAKTRAEKVLELLNSGSDFTNIAMTSSGGANALEGGDLGWKSINEMPTLFSELVDGQEKGSIFGPIRTGLGFSIVKLVDVRGRQTVEVEEVKASHILIKPSIILSEAKAKALLAGFVEKLNAGEADFAELAKEYSEGPTSVRGGDLGWSDPSKYEAAFSDALASLDIDEIHKPFRSSYGWHIAKLTGRRTLDATEQMNENRVYQLLYNRKFSMEGARWIKEMRDEAYIEIIDTEQK
- the lptD gene encoding LPS assembly protein LptD — encoded protein: MRFPLNKISLVFLLPCTFTSNAKNTEINTNNASLCPIPNYANIADKNGRAPNNNFIILSSTSSIKKGEYATFTGGVTLLNQDKSVVADELSINRTTSTVNADGDIHFQNKGIDIFADSLNINQLQKTTSLTATSYQLSDSPGHGSAEKININGNGKTLSFIDSSFTTCYGPVPDWQMRASEINISSDEKSLEAYNARFSLFNIPVLYVPYLTMPIGNDRQSGFLYPKISSSNNSGIEIETPYYINIAENMDATITPRYMSDRGTQLITEFRYLEGLQSGKIDIEYLNKDKKLINNDDSRYLARFQHVGTFSQRFRAHVDYTTISDDNYLVDLGSSQFNSNDSYLYQVGEIAYFAENWQSTLKLQDFEVLGNHQHSYKTLPQIEISRQQKLANFDGILDIYSELSSFDTADETQPTAQRYHVEAGLLYPIASPAWFLNSEVKVLQTNYHQNNISDGSLLEKNVSRTLPKIRFHGGVNFDRNLTLFNKGYNQTLEPQLQYLYIPEKDQNNIGIYDTTNLQDDYNGLFRDRRFSGIDRIAQANQISWGVTSRLLTEENNEVLRFSLGRIVYFNESNFNSSEQDTVVDKSALAADIFLHLSRNWQFSSDIQYNTDLSVTNKSQTSLDYLFSDNQTIQLNHRYARDVSGESLEQMSLATSVKIANRWQFVGRFTQDLKGKRSIESYAGLEYSSCCWGIRFTYHRNINSKIDDAGNINENRDAFDSSFNIQFVYNGINSNKSSNSVGDMFNSSIFGYKRPYFLNN